The proteins below come from a single Asanoa ferruginea genomic window:
- a CDS encoding CocE/NonD family hydrolase encodes MQVSFDVPVPMSDGTVLRADVQLPAGAGPFPTLLQRVPYDKNAPAIRDGALDTTRAVRRGYAVVTQDCRGRFSSDGEFTPFVNEAADGVDTLRWITAQPWSDGNLGMFGRSYSAFLQWQTAALRPDGLRAIAPMFSGANPARDWFGGDSALEWGFLAFWSLRHLVGDPELADAVLYERDRADLPPPDGARLGQRAVHRTERLADANRDDGDRVGRGSLPSWLAAWLDDERRAAAMAELAAVCRPAADVAVPALVIAGWFDLFLRGTILAAGPGAGPRELIVGPWPHGGANPGVFPEFDFGPAASGAAIGLTDRQLDWFDRWLRSTDDSPRSAATWFHHGRGWMSGSWPPPQDPLRLFLGADGTLSDAAGEPGVTPLDYDEADPTPTLGGTTFLPGLEVAANAGPRDQRSLLGRPDVLSWFGDPLADALDIAGNVRCTIATEAGPGVRWVARLVERGPDGRVMLVADGATSTPARAADQAGNAAAQIALGPIAWRFAKGSQLGLMLSHTSWPKHRRWITDSASDTMRKGTSTVRTGPASWLTLGGDA; translated from the coding sequence ATGCAGGTCTCCTTCGACGTCCCGGTCCCGATGTCCGACGGCACGGTGCTGCGGGCCGACGTGCAGCTACCTGCCGGTGCCGGGCCCTTCCCGACGCTGCTCCAGCGCGTTCCCTACGACAAGAACGCGCCCGCGATCCGCGACGGAGCCCTCGACACGACCCGCGCCGTGCGCCGCGGCTACGCGGTCGTCACGCAGGACTGCCGCGGCCGGTTCTCGTCGGACGGCGAGTTCACGCCCTTTGTCAACGAGGCCGCCGACGGCGTCGACACGCTGCGCTGGATCACCGCGCAGCCGTGGTCCGACGGGAATCTCGGCATGTTCGGCCGCTCCTACTCGGCGTTCCTGCAATGGCAGACGGCCGCGTTGCGCCCCGACGGCCTGCGCGCCATCGCACCGATGTTCTCGGGCGCCAACCCGGCCCGCGACTGGTTCGGCGGCGATTCGGCCCTGGAGTGGGGCTTTCTCGCCTTCTGGTCACTGCGCCACCTCGTCGGCGACCCCGAACTCGCCGATGCCGTCCTCTACGAACGCGATCGAGCCGACCTGCCACCGCCCGACGGCGCCCGCCTCGGTCAGCGCGCCGTCCACCGCACCGAGCGGCTCGCCGACGCCAACCGCGACGACGGCGATCGGGTGGGGCGGGGCAGTCTGCCGTCGTGGCTGGCCGCCTGGCTCGACGACGAACGCCGGGCGGCGGCGATGGCCGAGCTCGCCGCGGTCTGTCGGCCTGCCGCCGACGTCGCCGTGCCCGCGCTCGTGATCGCCGGCTGGTTCGACCTCTTCCTGCGAGGCACGATCCTGGCCGCCGGACCGGGCGCCGGGCCGCGTGAGCTGATCGTCGGTCCGTGGCCGCACGGCGGCGCCAACCCGGGCGTCTTCCCCGAGTTCGACTTCGGGCCAGCCGCCTCGGGAGCGGCGATCGGTCTCACCGACCGGCAACTCGACTGGTTCGACCGCTGGCTCCGCAGCACGGATGACAGCCCACGATCGGCGGCCACCTGGTTCCACCACGGCCGGGGCTGGATGTCGGGTAGCTGGCCGCCGCCCCAGGACCCGCTTCGGCTCTTCCTCGGCGCCGACGGGACGCTCTCGGACGCCGCGGGTGAGCCGGGTGTCACCCCGCTCGACTACGACGAAGCGGACCCCACACCCACGCTCGGTGGCACGACGTTCCTTCCCGGTCTCGAAGTCGCCGCCAACGCGGGGCCGCGCGACCAACGGTCATTGCTGGGCCGACCCGACGTGTTGAGCTGGTTCGGCGATCCGCTCGCCGATGCACTCGACATCGCCGGCAATGTGCGATGCACAATCGCCACCGAGGCCGGCCCCGGCGTCCGCTGGGTGGCCCGCCTGGTCGAGCGCGGCCCGGACGGCCGGGTCATGCTGGTCGCCGACGGCGCCACCAGCACACCAGCGCGGGCCGCCGACCAGGCCGGCAACGCGGCAGCGCAGATCGCCCTCGGTCCCATCGCGTGGCGGTTCGCCAAGGGCTCCCAACTCGGACTGATGCTGAGCCACACCTCATGGCCGAAGCACCGCCGGTGGATAACCGACTCCGCATCCGACACGATGCGCAAAGGAACATCGACGGTGCGGACCGGGCCGGCCTCCTGGCTCACCCTCGGCGGCGACGCGTGA
- a CDS encoding NAD(P)-binding domain-containing protein — protein sequence MKVVVGLGNIGIAMAQRLVAQGREVIGVDLSPERRAEWQELTGLEAVTSLHEVPWAEVAHVLVVVRLTDQAESVLKTLDSVPLPEGAGVLVSTTLDLDYARGLGRYDDRPWRLIEMPVSGGAGGARAGTLTLMLAGNHDDREADMFADLGAVSVKLDEFGQPTLAKLLNNVSAAYTAVSYAEMMVLAEQAGMRPQLLREVLRTSSGGSWMGEAFLNPSIDLLSKDVDLFRSQIGTLPVVDLNGAVDILDRLRAGRTALGQ from the coding sequence GTGAAGGTAGTTGTGGGTCTCGGAAACATCGGCATCGCGATGGCACAGCGGCTCGTCGCCCAGGGCCGCGAGGTGATCGGCGTCGACCTGTCGCCGGAGCGGCGCGCCGAGTGGCAGGAGCTGACCGGCCTCGAGGCGGTGACGTCGCTGCACGAGGTGCCGTGGGCGGAGGTCGCGCACGTGCTCGTCGTCGTCCGCCTCACCGACCAGGCCGAGTCGGTGCTCAAGACGCTCGACAGCGTGCCGCTGCCCGAGGGGGCCGGCGTGTTGGTGTCGACCACGCTCGACCTCGACTACGCGCGGGGGCTCGGCCGGTATGACGACCGGCCGTGGCGGCTCATCGAGATGCCGGTCTCCGGCGGTGCCGGTGGCGCCCGGGCCGGCACGCTGACGCTGATGCTGGCCGGCAACCACGACGACCGCGAGGCCGACATGTTCGCCGATCTCGGCGCGGTCAGCGTGAAGCTCGACGAGTTCGGCCAGCCCACGCTGGCCAAGCTGCTCAACAACGTGTCGGCCGCTTACACCGCCGTGTCGTACGCCGAGATGATGGTGTTGGCCGAACAGGCCGGCATGCGGCCCCAACTGCTCCGCGAGGTGCTGCGGACCAGCTCGGGCGGAAGCTGGATGGGCGAGGCGTTCCTCAACCCGTCGATCGACCTGCTCTCCAAAGACGTCGACCTGTTCCGGTCGCAGATCGGCACCCTCCCGGTGGTCGACCTCAACGGCGCGGTCGACATCCTCGACCGGCTGCGCGCGGGCCGCACCGCGCTCGGGCAGTGA
- a CDS encoding 3,4-dihydroxy-2-butanone-4-phosphate synthase, which translates to MNRAIAEAVDRLRAGCHVVLTDRVSDLGIAGYAGRAITPESVNFLVTRCRGIVYAGAPRPQLEHLGIGRQHGAGVLQKGILVAVDARGSVTTGVSAADRAQTIRTILDPRTTREHLRTPGHVLPNAIDDTGDIGRYWLSEALQHLVEIAGLGQGVALAGVLAEDGAMATATQLEEFARETGTICLDIADVLRAQRRARGWAAEPWTGHRIVRLAHHRLDLVVTARDAHRVHDEFEVSVLPYCPAGHTLRIAGPCRDALDAAIDEFDGRGRGAVVLVSAAGAPPAACGEHPTTVSPHLACLVAADLAAAQPIHPRKVVA; encoded by the coding sequence GTGAACCGCGCCATCGCCGAGGCGGTCGACCGGCTCCGGGCCGGCTGCCACGTCGTGCTCACCGACCGGGTCAGCGATCTCGGGATCGCCGGCTACGCGGGCCGCGCGATCACCCCCGAGTCGGTCAACTTCCTGGTCACCCGCTGCCGCGGCATCGTCTACGCCGGCGCGCCGCGGCCGCAGCTCGAGCACCTCGGCATCGGCCGCCAACACGGCGCGGGCGTGCTGCAGAAGGGCATCCTGGTCGCCGTCGACGCCCGCGGCTCGGTGACCACCGGTGTCTCCGCCGCCGACCGCGCGCAGACCATCCGGACCATCCTCGATCCGCGCACCACCCGGGAGCACCTGCGCACACCGGGACACGTGCTGCCCAACGCGATCGACGACACCGGCGACATCGGCCGCTACTGGCTCAGCGAGGCGCTCCAGCACCTCGTCGAGATCGCCGGGCTCGGCCAAGGCGTCGCGCTCGCCGGTGTCCTCGCCGAGGACGGCGCGATGGCCACGGCCACGCAGCTCGAAGAGTTCGCGCGGGAGACCGGCACGATCTGCCTCGACATCGCCGATGTGCTGCGGGCGCAACGCCGCGCGCGAGGCTGGGCCGCCGAGCCCTGGACGGGGCACCGGATCGTCCGGCTGGCCCACCACCGCCTGGATCTGGTGGTCACCGCGCGGGACGCGCACCGCGTACACGACGAGTTCGAGGTTTCGGTGTTGCCCTATTGCCCGGCCGGCCACACCTTGCGGATCGCCGGGCCCTGCCGGGACGCGCTCGACGCCGCGATCGACGAGTTCGACGGTCGCGGGCGCGGCGCGGTCGTGCTCGTCTCCGCGGCCGGCGCTCCTCCGGCCGCCTGCGGTGAACACCCGACGACGGTGTCGCCGCACCTGGCTTGTCTCGTCGCCGCCGATCTGGCTGCCGCGCAGCCGATCCATCCCCGAAAGGTCGTAGCGTGA
- a CDS encoding gamma carbonic anhydrase family protein, with amino-acid sequence MTFYEIDDVVPIVAPDAYVHPSATVIGDVSIGAGCYIGPSASLRGDFGRIVVGAYSNVQDTCVVHAFPGADAVLEEFSHIGHGVVLHGCTIGTRSLIGMNAVVMDGAVIGAGSLVGACSFVRTGTQVPPNSLAVGNPAVVKPLDPSMGDWMRTGQDVYAELARRSLAGLREVTPLREEPSPRPRVGAYAERSKPWHETR; translated from the coding sequence ATGACATTTTATGAGATCGACGATGTCGTTCCGATCGTCGCTCCGGACGCCTACGTGCACCCGTCGGCCACCGTCATCGGCGACGTCAGCATCGGCGCCGGCTGCTACATCGGCCCGTCGGCCAGCCTGCGCGGCGACTTCGGGCGGATCGTCGTCGGCGCCTACTCCAACGTCCAGGACACCTGTGTCGTGCACGCGTTTCCCGGCGCCGACGCGGTGCTCGAGGAGTTCAGCCACATCGGGCACGGTGTCGTGCTGCACGGCTGCACGATCGGGACGCGGTCGCTGATCGGGATGAACGCGGTGGTGATGGACGGCGCCGTCATCGGGGCCGGCTCCCTCGTCGGCGCGTGCAGTTTCGTGCGCACGGGCACCCAGGTGCCGCCCAACTCGCTGGCCGTCGGCAACCCGGCCGTGGTGAAGCCGTTGGACCCCAGCATGGGCGACTGGATGCGCACCGGCCAGGACGTCTACGCCGAACTCGCCCGACGCAGCCTGGCCGGCCTGCGCGAGGTGACGCCGCTGCGGGAGGAGCCGTCGCCGCGCCCGCGGGTCGGTGCCTACGCCGAGCGGTCCAAGCCGTGGCACGAGACCCGTTGA
- a CDS encoding SDR family NAD(P)-dependent oxidoreductase — translation MTHDLEGRTALVTGGGSGIGAEVARQFAARGAAVAVLDLDRLAAESVARGINSGGGTALALAADVSDAAAVEQAVAALVERFGRSADILVNNAGHARYTPFLELSRETWDKMIAVHLTGTFTCTKAVVDAMVTNGYGRIINMSSVAALTGSPLHSHYSAAKAGIVGLTKAVAKELGPYGVTVNSVAPGFVRSRLTEADDFPSEFLPRALAATPLGRVGDPGDIAPLVAFLASEAAGFITGQVISPNGGYVI, via the coding sequence ATGACCCATGACCTGGAGGGCCGGACCGCGCTGGTGACCGGCGGTGGATCCGGCATCGGGGCGGAGGTGGCGCGGCAGTTCGCCGCGCGGGGAGCCGCCGTGGCGGTGCTCGACCTCGACCGGCTGGCGGCGGAATCGGTGGCCCGCGGGATCAACAGCGGCGGTGGGACCGCGCTCGCGCTCGCCGCCGACGTCAGTGACGCGGCCGCCGTCGAGCAGGCGGTCGCCGCGCTGGTCGAGCGGTTCGGCCGGAGCGCCGACATCCTGGTCAACAACGCCGGGCATGCCCGCTACACGCCGTTTCTGGAGCTGTCCCGGGAGACCTGGGACAAGATGATCGCCGTCCACCTCACCGGGACCTTCACCTGCACCAAGGCCGTCGTCGACGCGATGGTGACCAACGGGTACGGGCGGATCATCAACATGAGCTCGGTCGCGGCGCTGACCGGGTCGCCGCTGCACAGTCACTACAGCGCGGCCAAGGCCGGGATCGTCGGGCTCACCAAGGCGGTGGCCAAGGAGCTCGGGCCTTACGGGGTGACCGTCAACTCGGTCGCGCCGGGCTTCGTGCGCTCGCGGCTGACCGAGGCCGACGACTTTCCGTCGGAGTTCCTGCCCCGGGCGCTGGCGGCGACACCCCTCGGGCGGGTGGGCGATCCGGGCGACATAGCGCCGCTCGTCGCGTTCCTGGCCTCCGAGGCGGCCGGGTTCATCACGGGCCAGGTCATCAGCCCCAACGGTGGGTACGTGATATGA
- a CDS encoding GntR family transcriptional regulator, which translates to MIEFSLHPGSGVAPYLQIVQQVRQSLRLGLLREGDRLPTIKAVVAQLAINPNTVLKAYRELEHEGLVEPRPGAGTFVLRTLADDSLTAHEPLRAELRAWLDRARRAGIDDDSIEALFWTTFRSAHR; encoded by the coding sequence GTGATCGAGTTCTCGCTGCACCCCGGCTCGGGCGTCGCGCCCTACCTGCAGATCGTCCAGCAGGTGCGGCAGTCGCTGCGGCTCGGCCTGCTGCGCGAAGGTGATCGCCTGCCCACCATCAAAGCGGTGGTGGCACAGCTCGCGATCAACCCGAACACGGTGCTCAAGGCCTACCGGGAGCTCGAGCACGAGGGCCTGGTCGAGCCGCGCCCGGGCGCCGGCACCTTCGTGCTGCGCACCCTCGCCGACGACTCGCTCACCGCACACGAGCCCCTCCGCGCGGAGTTGCGTGCCTGGCTCGACCGGGCGCGGCGGGCCGGCATCGACGACGACAGCATCGAGGCACTGTTCTGGACGACCTTCCGGTCAGCCCACCGATAG
- a CDS encoding bifunctional 3,4-dihydroxy-2-butanone-4-phosphate synthase/GTP cyclohydrolase II, translating into MTRPAGGFAPVSDVIDAIGRGEIVVVVDDEDRENEGDLVVAADLVTPEIINFMVTHGRGLVCLSLDGGQLDHLAIGAMDPQAGIHAETHFGVSIDLDVPGVSGISAFERAATIRHAVDPLAQAEDFRRPGHVFTLRATPGGVLVRAGHTEASADLARLAGRTAAGVICEVMNDDGTMMRLDDLRRFGDRFGLLITSIADLIAYRRKSESLIRRVAVTRLPSDHGDWEIYGYESVVDGVQSVALVKGDPASQPAALVRMHSECLTGDVFASRRCDCGAQLHTAMDMIDAAGHGAVIYLRGHEGRGIGLSHKLQAYQLQDAGYDTVDANLALGLPADARDYGVGAAILRDLGLRRLRLLTNNPAKRAGLDGFGLEVVERVPLVAESRPERATYMATKVARMGHDLTA; encoded by the coding sequence GTGACCCGACCCGCGGGGGGCTTCGCGCCCGTCAGTGACGTGATCGACGCCATCGGCCGCGGCGAGATCGTGGTCGTGGTCGACGACGAGGACCGCGAGAACGAAGGCGATCTGGTCGTCGCGGCCGACCTGGTGACTCCCGAGATCATCAACTTCATGGTGACGCACGGCCGCGGGCTGGTCTGCCTGTCGCTCGACGGCGGGCAGCTCGACCACCTCGCCATCGGCGCGATGGACCCGCAGGCCGGCATCCACGCCGAGACCCACTTCGGCGTGTCGATCGACCTCGATGTGCCCGGCGTGTCGGGGATCAGCGCGTTCGAACGCGCGGCGACCATCCGGCACGCCGTCGATCCGCTGGCGCAGGCCGAGGATTTCCGCCGGCCCGGTCACGTGTTCACGCTCCGGGCCACCCCCGGCGGTGTGTTGGTCCGCGCCGGACACACCGAGGCGTCGGCCGACCTCGCCCGGCTGGCCGGCCGGACCGCCGCCGGTGTCATCTGCGAAGTGATGAACGACGACGGCACGATGATGCGCCTCGACGACCTGCGCCGCTTCGGCGACCGCTTCGGGCTGCTCATCACCAGCATCGCGGACCTGATCGCCTACCGGCGCAAGAGCGAGTCGCTCATCCGCCGGGTCGCGGTGACCCGACTGCCCAGTGACCACGGCGATTGGGAGATCTACGGTTACGAGTCCGTTGTGGATGGTGTGCAGAGTGTCGCGCTGGTCAAGGGCGACCCGGCGAGCCAGCCGGCCGCGCTGGTGCGGATGCATTCCGAGTGCCTCACCGGAGACGTCTTCGCGTCGCGGCGCTGTGACTGCGGCGCCCAGTTGCACACCGCGATGGACATGATCGACGCTGCCGGCCACGGCGCGGTGATCTATCTTCGCGGGCACGAGGGGCGCGGCATTGGCCTGAGTCACAAGCTACAGGCCTATCAACTCCAGGATGCCGGGTACGACACAGTGGACGCCAACCTGGCCCTCGGACTGCCGGCGGACGCGCGCGACTACGGTGTCGGCGCGGCGATCCTGCGCGATCTGGGCCTGCGCCGGCTGCGGCTGCTCACCAACAACCCGGCGAAGCGGGCCGGACTCGACGGTTTCGGCCTCGAGGTCGTCGAGCGGGTGCCGCTGGTCGCCGAGTCCCGGCCCGAGCGGGCGACCTACATGGCGACGAAGGTCGCGCGGATGGGCCACGACCTGACGGCTTAG